The alpha proteobacterium U9-1i genome includes a region encoding these proteins:
- a CDS encoding putative plasmid stabilization protein: MTDITMIALSKLVPGQRNVRKTKPAMSIDELAASIAAHGLLQNLVVSEADKGRYSVEAGGRRLKALRKLAKAKTIPGNEPIPCRVVPLDDATEVSLAENVQREPMHPADEIEAFAQLAEAGHGPEAIAGRFGVNGTHVARRLRLARVSPRLIEALKKDEVDLDQLGALAFTDDHALQDKAFFDTPEWQRTPEQLKARVTQAHVAETDKLARFVSVDAYVEAGGAVASDLFADEDETRFLADRELLVRLTEAKLEPIVAEVQAEGWAFVEISIDGVAWSQFPARVRERRRDLTTDETAEQERLYAKLDQTEDEAEIEKLEAAIDALAPAQWDDDEVALAGAIVTLNHSGEVKVERGLVRVEDVKALRALRRKRTTSAHGAADADDEHTEVAAAPKPAVPAKLLDELLAHKTLGLRVAIVDSPALALRLVMFSLAASFMGDASASCLAISVDHVDVGRSITRTESKAAGEFAEIGSVWRSRLPVSPEELWGYISSMDEPMLLELLAVTIAAGIDLRRAGPLSGMEARQALGQTLCNLAGLDMTKYWRASVESYFEHVRKDTIVEALVEVNPKLDRAALEKAPKKEVLTRAKRTFKQSAWLPSPLRTPAAAAPLAIAAE; this comes from the coding sequence ATGACCGACATCACTATGATCGCTTTGTCGAAGCTCGTTCCAGGACAGCGCAATGTCCGCAAGACCAAGCCCGCGATGAGCATTGATGAACTCGCCGCGTCCATCGCGGCGCATGGCCTCTTGCAGAACCTGGTCGTCTCGGAAGCTGACAAAGGACGCTATTCCGTGGAAGCCGGCGGCCGGCGCCTGAAGGCGCTTCGAAAACTCGCCAAGGCGAAGACCATTCCCGGCAACGAGCCGATCCCCTGCCGCGTCGTGCCGCTTGACGATGCGACGGAAGTGTCGCTGGCCGAGAACGTTCAACGAGAGCCGATGCATCCGGCAGACGAGATCGAGGCATTTGCTCAGCTTGCTGAAGCTGGTCACGGTCCGGAAGCTATTGCCGGCCGCTTTGGCGTCAACGGCACGCACGTCGCACGCCGGCTTCGGCTGGCGCGCGTGTCGCCGCGGCTGATCGAGGCGCTGAAAAAGGACGAAGTCGATCTCGATCAATTGGGCGCGCTCGCCTTCACCGACGATCATGCGCTGCAGGACAAAGCCTTCTTCGATACGCCGGAGTGGCAACGGACGCCCGAGCAACTCAAAGCGCGCGTAACCCAAGCGCATGTCGCCGAGACCGACAAACTCGCGCGCTTTGTCAGCGTCGACGCCTATGTCGAAGCCGGCGGCGCGGTTGCGTCCGATCTCTTCGCGGACGAAGACGAGACGCGCTTTCTTGCCGACCGCGAGCTTCTGGTTCGGCTGACCGAGGCCAAGCTCGAACCGATCGTCGCTGAAGTTCAGGCGGAAGGCTGGGCGTTTGTCGAGATTTCGATCGACGGCGTGGCCTGGAGCCAATTTCCGGCACGCGTGCGTGAACGCCGGCGCGATCTCACCACCGACGAAACCGCTGAGCAAGAACGGCTTTACGCCAAGCTGGACCAAACCGAAGACGAGGCCGAGATCGAAAAGCTCGAAGCGGCGATCGATGCGCTGGCGCCGGCGCAATGGGACGACGACGAAGTCGCCCTCGCCGGGGCGATCGTGACATTGAACCACTCCGGCGAGGTCAAAGTCGAACGCGGCCTGGTGCGCGTTGAAGACGTGAAGGCGCTGAGGGCGCTGCGCCGAAAGCGCACGACGTCAGCCCACGGCGCCGCTGACGCAGACGACGAGCACACCGAGGTCGCAGCAGCGCCAAAGCCGGCCGTTCCTGCCAAGCTGCTGGACGAATTGCTCGCGCACAAGACGCTGGGCCTTCGGGTCGCGATCGTCGATAGCCCAGCGCTCGCACTTCGCCTCGTGATGTTCAGCCTGGCCGCAAGCTTCATGGGCGATGCATCCGCATCGTGCCTGGCGATCTCTGTCGATCACGTTGACGTGGGGCGCTCCATTACGCGCACGGAGAGTAAAGCGGCCGGTGAATTTGCCGAAATTGGTTCGGTGTGGCGTTCGCGTCTGCCGGTCAGTCCAGAAGAGCTCTGGGGCTACATCTCTTCGATGGACGAGCCGATGCTGCTTGAACTCCTCGCGGTGACGATCGCCGCCGGCATCGATCTCAGGCGTGCTGGGCCGCTCTCGGGGATGGAAGCACGTCAAGCACTCGGTCAGACGCTCTGCAACCTCGCTGGGCTCGACATGACCAAATATTGGAGGGCGTCGGTCGAGAGTTACTTCGAGCACGTCCGCAAGGACACGATCGTCGAGGCGCTGGTCGAGGTCAATCCGAAGCTGGACCGCGCCGCGCTCGAGAAAGCGCCGAAGAAAGAAGTGCTGACGCGCGCCAAGCGCACGTTCAAACAAAGCGCCTGGCTGCCTTCGCCCCTTCGCACGCCGGCTGCGGCCGCACCCTTGGCCATAGCGGCCGAGTAG
- a CDS encoding antirestriction protein: protein MPNNDRASIYARITEQIVAAIECGVETGRMPWHHNGSAIYRPANVGSKKPYRGINTLALWASAEAKGYPTGLWGTFKQWFELGAVVRKGERASAVVLWKQVDKPDAEDSEKRRFFARGYSVFNVAQVDGYEPEAIPTLPESERLAHAEAFIAALGIQIMHGGDMAFYRPSTDTVHLPPFERFFDAASAYGVALHECGHASGAKHRLDRDLSGRFGTESYAAEEICVELASGFVLADLGIAHNPREDHAAYIASWLTILKSDPRAIFTAASKAQAIADWMHAQQGGAISELVEASA, encoded by the coding sequence ATGCCTAATAACGACCGCGCGAGCATCTATGCCCGCATCACCGAACAGATCGTCGCTGCGATTGAATGCGGCGTCGAAACGGGGCGCATGCCCTGGCACCATAACGGCAGCGCCATCTATCGCCCCGCCAACGTCGGCTCGAAGAAGCCCTATCGCGGCATCAACACGCTCGCCCTGTGGGCCTCGGCAGAGGCGAAGGGATATCCCACCGGCCTCTGGGGCACGTTCAAGCAATGGTTCGAACTGGGCGCTGTCGTGCGCAAGGGCGAGCGCGCCAGCGCCGTCGTGCTTTGGAAACAGGTCGACAAACCCGATGCGGAAGACAGCGAGAAGAGGCGCTTCTTCGCGCGTGGCTACAGCGTTTTCAACGTCGCCCAAGTGGACGGCTACGAACCCGAGGCCATTCCTACGCTTCCGGAGTCCGAGCGGCTGGCCCATGCCGAGGCCTTCATCGCCGCCCTCGGAATCCAAATCATGCACGGCGGCGACATGGCCTTTTATCGACCATCGACCGATACGGTGCATCTGCCTCCCTTCGAACGCTTCTTTGATGCAGCGTCCGCCTACGGCGTTGCGCTGCACGAATGCGGCCATGCGAGCGGCGCAAAGCATCGCCTCGACCGCGACCTCTCGGGTCGCTTCGGCACTGAGAGTTATGCCGCCGAAGAGATTTGCGTGGAATTGGCAAGCGGATTCGTCCTCGCCGATCTCGGCATCGCGCACAATCCACGCGAGGATCACGCTGCCTATATTGCAAGCTGGCTCACGATTTTGAAATCAGACCCGCGCGCCATTTTCACCGCGGCGTCAAAAGCGCAAGCGATCGCCGACTGGATGCACGCCCAGCAAGGCGGCGCGATCAGTGAGCTGGTGGAAGCGAGCGCTTGA
- a CDS encoding permeases of the major facilitator superfamily — MSDASSTQRRRTPIPRTVWALGLVSFFMDISSETIHALLPLFLTTTLGASVLLVGIIDGVAESTAAISKVFSGYLSDRMGRRKPLILLGYGLGALSKPFFAIAATPLLVFGARFADRIGKGLRGAPRDALVADVTPPEIRGRAYGLRQALDTAGAFAGPLIAIALMALFAGNMRAVFWAALIPAVLAVILVVVGVEDRAAGSDHARSPVRIADLKRLPPAFWRVVALGVVFTLARFSEAFLILRASDQGLPLMWAPLVLVVMNVVYSIGAYPAGDLSDRLPARTLFLWGIAALVAADLALAFGPGLVGVFVGIALWGAHMALTQGLLAKLVADNAPAELRGSAFGVFNLATGVALLGASVAAGVLWDVAGPQATFLGGVVCAAAAALMLTSVKRSLPPAH; from the coding sequence ATGTCCGACGCTTCTTCCACACAGCGCCGCCGCACGCCGATCCCTCGCACAGTGTGGGCGCTGGGCCTGGTCAGCTTCTTCATGGACATCTCGTCGGAGACCATCCACGCGCTGTTGCCGCTCTTCCTGACGACGACTTTGGGCGCAAGCGTGTTGCTGGTCGGGATCATCGACGGGGTGGCGGAATCGACCGCGGCGATCTCGAAAGTGTTCTCCGGCTATCTCTCCGACCGGATGGGGCGGCGTAAGCCGCTCATCCTCTTGGGCTATGGCCTGGGCGCTCTCTCCAAGCCCTTCTTCGCCATCGCCGCCACGCCGCTTCTGGTTTTTGGCGCGCGCTTCGCCGATCGCATCGGCAAAGGTCTGCGTGGGGCGCCGCGCGACGCGCTGGTGGCTGACGTGACGCCACCAGAGATACGCGGCCGCGCCTATGGACTTCGCCAAGCGCTCGACACCGCCGGCGCCTTCGCCGGCCCGCTGATCGCGATCGCGCTCATGGCGCTCTTCGCCGGCAATATGCGCGCTGTGTTCTGGGCGGCGCTCATTCCGGCCGTACTCGCCGTTATTCTTGTCGTCGTTGGGGTTGAAGATCGCGCGGCTGGTTCCGACCATGCGCGTTCGCCCGTCCGCATTGCCGATCTGAAGCGCTTGCCGCCGGCATTCTGGCGCGTCGTCGCACTGGGCGTAGTCTTCACCTTGGCGCGGTTCAGCGAAGCCTTCCTGATCCTTCGCGCGTCGGACCAGGGCTTGCCGCTGATGTGGGCGCCGCTGGTTTTGGTGGTGATGAACGTCGTCTATTCGATCGGCGCCTATCCCGCCGGCGATCTTTCCGATCGGCTGCCAGCGCGTACGCTTTTCCTCTGGGGCATCGCCGCGCTGGTGGCCGCCGATCTGGCGTTGGCGTTTGGCCCAGGGCTTGTCGGCGTCTTCGTCGGCATCGCGCTCTGGGGTGCGCACATGGCGCTGACGCAGGGCCTGCTGGCTAAGCTTGTCGCCGATAACGCACCGGCCGAGCTCAGAGGCTCGGCCTTCGGCGTCTTCAATCTGGCGACCGGTGTCGCGCTCCTTGGAGCAAGCGTCGCCGCCGGCGTGTTGTGGGACGTCGCTGGTCCGCAAGCCACTTTCCTCGGCGGCGTCGTGTGCGCAGCAGCGGCGGCCTTGATGCTGACGAGCGTCAAGCGCTCGCTTCCACCAGCTCACTGA
- a CDS encoding VirD2 components (type IV secretory pathway), with the protein MIDAASINRLFRAGKLKRDMFGAEVFRPGKSLNITRALNADMLEGRHDGRAKASGGAMRAGYGKKLHSLVGPSRQLARRTSPQGAHAGFDPRQRAIVKIHYFNHSGGGGAALRAHARYVARDAAARAPTPGDVPEPDAPADHAEAKARAHGKYLDRAGNGAAFYDAASDAVDGGERAASWARSDRRHFRLILAPENGTKFGDLRSYTRKVMRRAEVTLGSKLEWVAVDHWDTDNPHTHIILRGVRGDGRDLIIPREFVQHGFRSAARDVATERLGLRTREDDRLALHREVRAHRPTRLDQWIGDQLDKDGKVRIADLRAPNGDPAATDALKGRAQELRRLGLATEVRRNVLQFAPNWRDGLKALELHLDIRKALMQSRAIDAARAQQTGKSISTLLRGGQGPDR; encoded by the coding sequence ATGATCGACGCTGCAAGCATCAATCGACTCTTCCGCGCCGGAAAACTGAAGCGCGACATGTTCGGCGCGGAAGTGTTTCGGCCAGGTAAATCACTCAACATCACACGCGCTCTAAATGCCGACATGCTCGAAGGCCGCCATGATGGACGCGCGAAAGCATCAGGCGGCGCCATGCGCGCCGGCTACGGCAAGAAGCTGCACAGTCTGGTTGGACCGTCGCGCCAACTGGCGCGGCGCACGTCACCGCAGGGTGCGCACGCGGGTTTCGATCCACGCCAACGCGCGATCGTGAAGATCCACTATTTCAACCACTCCGGCGGCGGTGGCGCCGCTTTACGCGCACACGCCCGATACGTGGCCCGCGATGCGGCCGCCCGAGCGCCAACACCTGGAGATGTCCCAGAACCCGACGCGCCGGCCGATCACGCCGAGGCGAAGGCGCGCGCCCACGGCAAGTATTTAGACCGTGCGGGCAACGGCGCCGCCTTCTATGACGCGGCCTCGGATGCGGTCGACGGCGGCGAGCGAGCCGCCTCCTGGGCGCGGAGCGATCGCCGGCATTTCCGCCTGATCCTGGCGCCCGAGAACGGAACAAAGTTCGGCGACCTCAGAAGCTACACAAGGAAGGTCATGCGGCGTGCGGAGGTCACATTGGGCTCCAAACTCGAGTGGGTCGCGGTCGACCACTGGGATACTGACAATCCGCATACGCACATCATCCTGCGGGGCGTGCGCGGTGATGGGCGGGACCTCATCATTCCGAGGGAATTCGTTCAGCACGGCTTCCGCTCGGCCGCCCGCGATGTGGCCACGGAACGGCTTGGGCTGCGTACGCGGGAAGACGATCGTCTCGCACTGCACCGCGAGGTGCGAGCGCACCGGCCAACTCGGCTCGATCAGTGGATCGGCGATCAGCTCGACAAGGACGGCAAGGTGCGCATCGCGGACCTACGGGCGCCGAACGGCGATCCGGCTGCGACAGACGCCCTGAAAGGCCGCGCTCAAGAACTCCGGCGGCTCGGTCTGGCGACGGAGGTCCGGCGCAACGTGCTGCAGTTCGCGCCGAACTGGCGCGACGGGCTTAAGGCGCTCGAACTCCACCTCGACATCCGCAAGGCGCTGATGCAATCACGCGCCATCGACGCCGCTCGCGCGCAGCAGACCGGCAAGTCGATTTCAACGTTGCTGCGCGGCGGACAAGGGCCCGACCGCTGA
- a CDS encoding DNA repair protein RadC: MEYFSIPIPTRMCDDVIERVLRVMSVMIASGVCPTDPHSGAFSPRADTNMQVVQRRTSTLGKRHNHPSGDPKPSTQDIHITREIVAATTAVGVKVHDHLIIGRNGAASFKTMGLL; encoded by the coding sequence ATGGAGTATTTCTCGATTCCAATTCCAACGCGAATGTGCGATGACGTGATCGAGCGTGTTTTGCGTGTGATGAGCGTGATGATTGCGAGTGGGGTTTGTCCTACTGATCCCCATAGCGGCGCCTTCTCACCGCGCGCGGACACAAATATGCAAGTAGTTCAACGGCGAACGAGCACGTTGGGAAAGCGCCACAATCACCCGAGCGGCGATCCCAAGCCATCGACCCAAGACATCCACATCACCCGTGAAATCGTCGCCGCCACCACCGCCGTCGGCGTGAAGGTGCACGATCATCTCATTATCGGCCGCAACGGCGCCGCAAGCTTCAAGACGATGGGCTTGCTCTAA
- a CDS encoding major facilitator family transporter, with protein MSDAVAAHPGYGTKSYRAYVLGVLLVVYTFNFIDRILIGIVGEDLKHDLGVSDFQLGLLGGPAFAILYTLLGIPIARYAERGNRITIVSIGAAVWSLMTALCGFANSFLQLVLARIGVGIGEAACIPPSHSAISDYFPTERRATALSIFALGIPIGTMMAAVGGGWLVQNFDWRSAFWLLGAPGLVAALILKLTVREPPRVAAASKAPSFGETFKVLASKPSFWHVAFAGALMSFVGYANAQFLVSFTVRNYGLSIAEASYAFGAIAGFAVAIGTFLGGFLGDRLSARHPRVLAWLPALGIAVCVPAYGLAFMQQSFGAAFAILMVAPIFHYLYLGPMFAVTQGVAEPRTRATAAALLLLIVNLIGYGLGPPTIGALADYFANQSLAAEGLALAACRTAEAPAACGPAQALGIKYALVWGLVVMVWAGVHFLIAGRTLQRDRVG; from the coding sequence ATGAGTGACGCAGTGGCAGCCCATCCGGGCTATGGCACGAAATCCTATCGCGCCTACGTGCTCGGCGTTTTGCTGGTCGTCTACACGTTCAACTTCATTGACCGCATCCTGATCGGCATCGTCGGCGAGGATTTGAAGCACGATCTCGGCGTCAGCGATTTCCAGCTGGGCCTGCTCGGCGGGCCGGCGTTCGCGATCCTCTACACATTGCTCGGCATCCCGATCGCGCGCTACGCCGAACGCGGCAACCGCATCACCATCGTCTCGATCGGCGCGGCGGTGTGGAGCCTGATGACGGCGCTTTGCGGCTTTGCGAACTCGTTCCTCCAACTCGTGCTCGCCCGCATCGGCGTCGGCATCGGCGAAGCCGCGTGCATCCCGCCCTCGCACTCGGCGATCTCGGACTATTTCCCCACCGAACGCCGCGCCACCGCGCTCTCGATCTTCGCACTCGGCATTCCCATCGGCACGATGATGGCGGCGGTCGGCGGCGGCTGGCTGGTGCAGAACTTCGATTGGCGCTCGGCCTTCTGGCTGCTTGGCGCGCCGGGCCTCGTGGCCGCCCTCATTCTCAAGCTCACCGTGCGCGAACCGCCGCGCGTCGCCGCCGCAAGCAAAGCGCCAAGCTTCGGCGAAACCTTCAAAGTGCTCGCCAGCAAGCCGTCGTTTTGGCACGTCGCGTTTGCCGGCGCGCTCATGAGCTTCGTCGGCTACGCTAACGCGCAATTCCTTGTTTCCTTCACCGTGCGCAATTACGGGCTCTCGATCGCGGAAGCGTCCTACGCGTTCGGCGCCATCGCCGGCTTCGCCGTCGCCATCGGCACATTCCTCGGCGGCTTCCTCGGAGACCGTTTATCCGCACGCCATCCGCGTGTGCTGGCGTGGCTGCCCGCACTCGGCATCGCGGTGTGCGTTCCCGCCTACGGGCTCGCGTTCATGCAACAGAGCTTCGGCGCCGCCTTCGCCATCCTCATGGTCGCGCCAATCTTCCACTACCTTTATCTCGGCCCCATGTTCGCCGTCACCCAAGGCGTCGCTGAACCTCGCACGCGCGCCACCGCGGCTGCTTTGCTGCTGCTGATCGTGAACCTCATCGGCTACGGCTTGGGGCCGCCAACCATCGGCGCGCTCGCGGATTATTTCGCCAACCAATCGCTCGCCGCCGAGGGCCTCGCGCTCGCCGCCTGCCGCACCGCCGAAGCGCCAGCGGCCTGCGGCCCAGCGCAAGCGCTCGGCATCAAATACGCACTGGTCTGGGGCCTCGTGGTGATGGTGTGGGCTGGCGTGCACTTCTTGATCGCCGGCCGCACCTTGCAGCGCGACCGCGTCGGTTGA
- a CDS encoding adenylosuccinate lyase yields MIPRYARPEMTAIWSAEARYGVWLEIETLAMEAMAEFGTIPKSAADAYRAKGQFEVARIDEIEREVKHDVIAFLTSVSEHVGPESRFAHQGMTSSDVLDTCLAVQLVRASDLLIAGCERVMAALKTRALEFKMTPTIGRSHGIHAEPTTFGLKLAGHYAEFARNRERLHMAKFEIATCAISGAVGTFAQIDPRVEAYVAEKLGLVPEPVSTQVIPRDRHAAFFAALGVVAAGIERLATEVRHLQRTEVLEAEEFFEPGQKGSSAMPHKRNPVLTENLCGLARLVRSAVTPAMENVALWHERDISHSSVERGIGPDATIHLDFALHRMAVVMEKLVVYPENMARNLALLGGLHNSQRVMLALTQAGVSREDAYRLVQRNAMAVWQSPPPRPETALIDRLKADADVTAKLDANALAGCFDDAHHFARVDDIFARVFG; encoded by the coding sequence ATGATTCCGCGTTACGCACGACCTGAAATGACGGCCATTTGGTCCGCAGAAGCCCGTTATGGCGTTTGGCTTGAGATCGAGACGCTCGCCATGGAAGCCATGGCCGAGTTCGGCACGATCCCGAAGAGCGCCGCCGACGCCTATCGCGCCAAAGGCCAATTCGAGGTCGCGCGCATCGATGAGATCGAGCGCGAGGTAAAGCACGACGTTATCGCCTTCCTCACCAGCGTCTCCGAGCATGTCGGCCCTGAGAGCCGCTTCGCCCACCAGGGCATGACGTCAAGCGATGTGCTCGACACCTGCCTTGCCGTGCAGCTCGTGCGCGCAAGCGATCTCCTGATCGCCGGCTGCGAGCGCGTTATGGCGGCGCTGAAAACACGCGCCCTCGAATTCAAAATGACGCCGACCATCGGGCGCAGCCACGGCATCCATGCCGAGCCGACCACGTTCGGCCTCAAGCTCGCCGGCCACTACGCCGAGTTCGCACGCAATCGCGAACGCCTGCACATGGCGAAGTTCGAGATCGCCACCTGCGCCATCTCCGGCGCCGTCGGCACCTTCGCGCAGATCGATCCGCGCGTTGAGGCATACGTCGCCGAGAAACTCGGCCTCGTGCCGGAGCCGGTGTCCACGCAAGTCATCCCGCGCGACCGCCACGCAGCGTTCTTCGCCGCGTTGGGCGTCGTCGCCGCTGGGATCGAGCGCCTCGCCACCGAAGTACGTCACCTCCAGCGCACCGAGGTGCTCGAAGCGGAAGAATTTTTCGAGCCCGGCCAAAAGGGCTCCTCGGCCATGCCACACAAGCGCAACCCCGTGCTCACGGAAAACCTCTGCGGCCTCGCCCGCCTGGTGCGCAGCGCCGTCACGCCGGCGATGGAGAACGTCGCACTCTGGCATGAGCGGGACATCAGCCATTCAAGCGTCGAACGCGGCATCGGCCCCGACGCCACCATCCACCTCGATTTCGCCCTGCACCGCATGGCGGTGGTGATGGAAAAGCTGGTCGTCTACCCGGAAAACATGGCGCGCAATTTGGCGCTGCTCGGTGGCCTGCACAATTCGCAGCGCGTGATGCTGGCGCTTACGCAAGCAGGCGTCAGCCGCGAGGACGCGTATCGGCTCGTACAGCGCAACGCCATGGCGGTTTGGCAAAGCCCGCCGCCGCGTCCGGAAACGGCTCTCATCGACCGTCTCAAGGCCGATGCCGACGTGACCGCCAAGCTCGACGCAAACGCGCTCGCCGGCTGCTTCGACGACGCGCACCATTTCGCGCGGGTGGACGATATCTTTGCGCGGGTGTTCGGTTAA
- a CDS encoding hypothetical protein (FIG040666) codes for MSEFDKRERAAEKKFELDQQLEFKTQARRAKLVGRWAAGLMGLADDAAEDYAKSVVIADLEEAGVEDLFKKIRSDLDLHSVTLSDHQIRTKMDECLSEARSQIAAGS; via the coding sequence ATGAGCGAATTCGACAAGCGTGAGCGTGCCGCCGAGAAGAAATTCGAGCTAGATCAACAGCTTGAATTCAAGACCCAGGCGCGCCGGGCGAAGCTTGTGGGGCGTTGGGCGGCCGGTCTTATGGGGCTCGCGGACGACGCGGCCGAAGATTACGCCAAGTCCGTGGTGATCGCGGACCTGGAAGAGGCGGGCGTTGAGGATCTGTTCAAAAAAATTCGCAGCGATCTGGATTTGCATTCGGTGACGCTCTCCGACCACCAAATCCGCACCAAGATGGACGAGTGCTTGTCCGAGGCGCGGTCGCAGATCGCCGCCGGGAGCTAA
- a CDS encoding phosphoribosylaminoimidazole-succinocarboxamide synthase, whose product MSRRKKIYEGKAKILYEGPEPGTLIQYFKDDATAFNAQKKAILEGKGVINNQISGFIMQNLNAIGVPTHYIKTMNMREQLVREVEIIPLEVVCRNVAAGSLSTRLGIEEGTPLPRSIIEFYYKNDALGDPIVAEEHITAFNWASTQEIDDIMALTLRVNDYLFGLFGGVGIKLIDFKIEFGRLYEGDMVRTVIADEISPDSARLWDMQTNEKMDKDRFRRDLGNVTEAYVEVARRLGILKQAAGGESVH is encoded by the coding sequence ATGTCCCGTCGCAAGAAGATTTACGAAGGCAAGGCCAAGATCCTGTACGAGGGTCCCGAACCGGGCACCCTCATCCAATATTTCAAGGACGACGCCACCGCGTTCAACGCGCAGAAAAAGGCGATCCTCGAAGGCAAGGGCGTCATCAACAACCAGATCTCCGGGTTCATCATGCAGAACCTGAACGCGATCGGCGTGCCCACGCACTACATCAAGACCATGAACATGCGCGAACAGCTGGTTCGCGAGGTCGAGATCATCCCGCTCGAAGTCGTGTGCCGCAACGTGGCGGCGGGCTCGCTCTCGACGCGCCTCGGTATCGAAGAAGGCACGCCCCTGCCGCGCTCGATCATCGAGTTTTATTATAAGAACGACGCGCTCGGCGATCCGATCGTCGCCGAGGAACACATCACCGCGTTCAACTGGGCGTCGACCCAGGAGATCGACGACATTATGGCGCTGACGCTGCGCGTGAACGATTATCTGTTCGGCCTGTTTGGCGGCGTCGGCATCAAGCTCATCGATTTCAAAATCGAGTTCGGCCGGCTCTATGAAGGCGACATGGTCCGCACCGTGATCGCCGACGAGATCAGCCCCGACAGCGCGCGGCTGTGGGACATGCAGACCAACGAGAAAATGGACAAGGATCGCTTCCGCCGCGACCTCGGCAACGTCACCGAGGCCTACGTGGAAGTGGCGCGCCGGCTCGGCATCCTCAAGCAAGCCGCCGGCGGCGAAAGCGTGCATTGA
- a CDS encoding phosphoribosylformylglycinamidine synthase PurS subunit: MTVGLKPGVLDVQGKAVAGALTELGFGGVNDARVGKVIEIQLDGNLDPATAEAQVREMCEKLLANTVVESYRVDIAQ, from the coding sequence GTGACCGTGGGCTTGAAGCCCGGCGTTTTAGACGTGCAGGGCAAGGCTGTGGCCGGCGCCTTGACTGAACTCGGCTTTGGCGGCGTCAACGACGCGCGCGTCGGCAAAGTCATCGAAATTCAACTCGACGGCAACCTAGACCCCGCCACCGCGGAAGCGCAGGTGCGCGAAATGTGCGAGAAGCTGCTCGCCAACACCGTCGTCGAAAGCTACCGCGTCGACATCGCGCAATAG
- a CDS encoding phosphate ABC transporter (TC 3.A.1.7.1), translated as MAIGACGGEGQRAPATSAEQISIDGSSTVFPLAEAAAEAFGTSQTGAARVTVGESGTGGGFRKFCRGETQISNASRPISAEEMEACATANIQYVEIPIAFDGISVVVHPSNPLNNITLAQLRSIWQPAAERTITNWNQVDRSWPNQNLQLFGPGTASGTFDFFTEAVNGDGGSSRTDFTPSEDDNIIVQGVITNPGALGYFGYAYYEANRERVKALSIDGVAPSPETIEAGTYPLSRPMFVYVSAEALRRPQVRRFVEYFIANVPTLAPQVGYVPLPANAYTAISERVASGATGTAFGGHNVVGLHIDELMARPLSATAAAE; from the coding sequence GTGGCCATAGGCGCGTGCGGCGGCGAAGGCCAACGCGCGCCGGCCACATCGGCCGAACAGATCTCAATCGACGGATCGTCCACCGTGTTTCCGCTCGCCGAGGCGGCGGCGGAGGCGTTCGGAACCTCGCAAACCGGCGCAGCGCGCGTAACCGTTGGCGAGAGCGGCACCGGCGGCGGCTTCCGGAAATTCTGCCGGGGCGAAACGCAAATCTCCAACGCGTCGCGTCCGATCTCGGCCGAGGAGATGGAAGCGTGCGCGACGGCGAACATTCAGTACGTGGAGATTCCCATCGCTTTCGACGGCATCAGCGTTGTCGTGCATCCTTCCAATCCGCTGAACAACATCACGCTCGCGCAATTGCGCAGCATCTGGCAGCCCGCAGCGGAGCGCACGATCACGAACTGGAATCAGGTGGACCGTTCGTGGCCGAACCAGAATTTGCAATTGTTTGGCCCGGGCACGGCGTCGGGAACGTTCGACTTTTTCACCGAGGCGGTGAATGGCGATGGCGGCTCGTCGCGCACTGATTTCACGCCAAGCGAGGACGACAACATCATCGTCCAAGGCGTGATCACCAATCCGGGCGCCTTGGGCTATTTCGGCTATGCGTATTACGAGGCCAACCGCGAGCGTGTGAAGGCGCTCTCGATCGATGGCGTCGCGCCATCGCCGGAAACGATCGAGGCGGGAACCTATCCGCTATCGCGGCCCATGTTCGTTTACGTGAGCGCCGAAGCGCTGCGTCGGCCGCAAGTGCGCCGGTTCGTCGAATATTTCATCGCCAACGTGCCGACGCTTGCGCCGCAAGTGGGTTACGTGCCGTTGCCGGCGAACGCCTACACCGCGATCTCTGAGCGTGTGGCGAGCGGCGCGACCGGCACCGCGTTCGGCGGCCACAATGTCGTGGGCCTGCACATCGACGAACTGATGGCGCGGCCGCTGAGCGCGACTGCGGCGGCGGAATAG